The Quercus lobata isolate SW786 chromosome 4, ValleyOak3.0 Primary Assembly, whole genome shotgun sequence genome segment TCGTATGAACTTATCTGAGCTACAACATTAGATGCCATTTGCTGGTCACAAGTTCCATCCATAGCCTGATATGGGTAGTTTTCCTCAGTGGCTAGTCCTTTGTTCTGTATTATATATGCAAAGGCATAATCAATGGAACCTTTATTGCAGCCATTATTGCTTTCCACACAGTCTACTAGTTGTTGCTCGGAAAGGGAGATTTTGTTGCCATTTTTGATCTGGGTGACCCCCTCTACTGCTGCCACAGCCGAAAAGGCCCAGCAAGATCCTACATAGGAATCAATCATAACAGAAATCTTGTTAGGACAAAAATAAATGCAGCGAATAAGGCTAAACTAGGTTTTAGTTTCATACAACGTTATTATTCTCTTACCACACTGTTCTTGGTTTTTGATGGGGGTAACAGctcctttttctctccaatCCATAGTTGTTGGAATTTCAGTCAGGTTTTCATATCTGAATGAGGTTTTGGGTGAACTGGGCTGGGAGGAAATCTTGTATCCAGTACGAGTAGCAATGAATTCTTCAGTTGTTAAGTCTGCAAATTCATTGACGCTTAACTTGTAAGTGCGATTCCCTTCACTGTTGACTTTGTCTATGTATTCAACATTGTCCTTGAATATCTTGAAACGCTTTACCTTCTCAGCATCATCTTCGTAGTTGCGTCCATACTTAGCCATCCATTGTTGATGTCTCCCAACAATGGAATCTTCAAGTAACGTGCGGCACATGGCTTGATATGTGGAAGTCTGCAAAATCAACAAGAAGACTATGGTAAGTTTTTTTCCATGTATTAAAGCCATTGTTTTACAAACCCAAGAGAGTTCTTTGTTAATGGCTCTATGTGATTGATAATTGAtgagaaagaaaacacacattTACCCTATTTATAGGAGATTAGCATCCCCATTGTGAAGTGTATCTTGGGTTGGAATGGGACCCCTTTTTCCCATCGTGCTGGGCAAGTTAAAGTAGACACTTGAATCAGACGTGTTAAGGGGGTCAATGTGCaattttattgaactaaattgctaaaattagtacctattaatatactaatatttttttaagccaCCCTAGTCCATGTATAGCTCCATGTGTGGCTATTGTTCTTAATGGATAAGAATGAACTCCAAAGTTCTGCCAACCAAATTTCAAGTAAGACCTATCTTCTAAGTTGTTtccaatttttgtttaaaattttttaaatggccaAGCTGATTGTTTGGGGTAAAATAGATTGattggacttaatttttttttttagctttattattgttaatttttttgtgggactaaatttttttgggcttgtatattttgttttagatttaatctattaattttcaTGGCCTTTAAAATGTGGAAAGTGCTAAAAtgaaaactacaaaaattttataaattgctaatgtgatgagtagttattaataagtaaaaagtgATACAAATGTGCGAATCAATAAGAATTTGTTAccttaataatttgtaaaaacgTTTGTAACTATAAcatcactcttaaaaaaattgatgacatTGTTAAGGGAGGCAatgtgtaattttattgaactaaatTGCTAAAACTAGTACCCattaatatactaatatttttttaagccaCCCTAGTCCATGTATAGCTCCATGTGTGGCTAGCTATTGTTCTTAATGGATAAGAATGAACTCCAAAGTTCTGCCAACCAAATATCAAGTAAGACCTATCTTCTAAGTTGTTTCCATTCGGATTCTATGCACGAGTGTTCTGGATTGATGCTTGTGATTGATGACTAACGATTACTAAGTTGTTTCCATTCGGATTTTATGCAGGGGTGTTCTGGATTGATGCTGGTGATTGATGACTAACGATTACTAAAGTCTTATAGAGTTTGACGTATCATCAGTTAATTTGGCTTTCATTAGCTGTAgccaaattattatttaaactgGACTTTTGCTATACGGCTAACTGCTATGTCTGAGTGGCTATTGTCCTTTGTGGGGAACACGAATAAACTCCCAAGTTCTGGGGACCGATCATTGATAAATGAGGTATTGCTGTCAATCCATTCATGTAAGTTGTTTCCAACTTTCCACGCTGACTATATAtgcagggtttttttttggactgATGATGATAATTACCGCTTCTTGCAGTTTTTTCTTTCCCAGTTTTCCAATTTTACTTTTCCATTTCACATTTGGTTGTCATCACTCATCACGCAATAATGATAAAGGGACTTTTATAGACAATGTAAACTAAGAATATTCAATTATAAAAAGTATCTCAGTGATCAAAGATACAATCCAACAACAGACATCTAGTtattaatcaaaattcaataaggaAATTGTTGGCTTTACAAAGCCTTGACTTAAAATTCAACAAAGTACTcacaagaaaagagaaatgaaaattttattagagtACTTCAAATTCAGAAACAAAGAGATTAGGTTACTACCTTGAGAGCTCACTAGAACTTTTTCTCTCACACACTTTCACATCATACATCTATCTCCTTTTATAGGATGAAGTTCCAAGAGCTGTCATTATTGTCATGACTCTTTGTTTCATAACAAAAAATTCTAGAATATGGAAGACTCAAAGACACAAATGTTATGGAATGACAATAGACACAAATAGTTatggaaaaacaaaaga includes the following:
- the LOC115983708 gene encoding zingipain-2-like, with translation MALIHGKKLTIVFLLILQTSTYQAMCRTLLEDSIVGRHQQWMAKYGRNYEDDAEKVKRFKIFKDNVEYIDKVNSEGNRTYKLSVNEFADLTTEEFIATRTGYKISSQPSSPKTSFRYENLTEIPTTMDWREKGAVTPIKNQEQCGSCWAFSAVAAVEGVTQIKNGNKISLSEQQLVDCVESNNGCNKGSIDYAFAYIIQNKGLATEENYPYQAMDGTCDQQMASNVVAQISSYEDVPYNSEEALLQAVANHPVSVAIEAYGRDFQSYSSGVFTGECGTNLDHAVTVIGYGMSDDGTKYWLIKNSWGTTWGESGYMRIQRDTEAPEGVCGIAMRPSYPVA